The following are from one region of the Rosistilla carotiformis genome:
- a CDS encoding phosphatase PAP2 family protein, with translation MSTRIQSSVQIVPLRLKARLQRGRRKPRLQRLEPRLCMDSAWQNPVLPLDVNDSGTVTNTDVVVLLNRINSGIENQLPLARPADAFYLDTNGDMQITPIDALRILNAQHRYASEPALAVGTDPDSDPDGNGVILSDHVTLVGQSVAGAKVQLTDGTGVVLESLAVDAQTGAFEFTTTLSSGIHELTVTVIDPLGQSTTTTRQIRRGNLATNWNATALNVVREWTTTSDDPYEGRIVTSEPPRVARNLAMIQTAMFDAIAAIEGGYETYLPIASALAAGASAEAAAIEAAYTVSTALYPDADSMAIWNAARNESLSMIADGPDKTAGLVFGESVGLQMLALRDDDGSLATRAYTHGDAPGDWQRTFPGYLPPLLPQWIDVEPFVVDDVATFRPAEPPALASDIYATSVDEVMRLGGVDSVDRTADQTEIAIFWADGGGTFTPPGHWNQIASDVLVGQQQPLLETARTLSLLNLAMADAGIAAWDTKYHYDLWRPIDAIQRADEDGNAATVQDAAWRPLLTSPPFPTYTSGHSTFSGAADAVLTSLLGENVRFTSQTDAFASPGQRPLVPNLIVTRTFDSFTEAAEEAGLSRIYGGIHFDFDNTAGLDTGRAIGTQAAATMLRPLAG, from the coding sequence GTGTCGACTCGAATTCAATCGAGCGTTCAAATTGTGCCGCTTCGCCTGAAGGCTCGACTCCAGCGTGGTCGGCGGAAGCCTCGACTCCAGCGGTTGGAACCGCGGCTTTGCATGGATTCGGCTTGGCAGAACCCGGTGCTGCCGTTGGATGTTAACGACAGCGGTACGGTGACCAATACCGATGTCGTCGTCCTTCTGAATCGCATCAACAGCGGCATTGAAAACCAGTTGCCGCTGGCCCGTCCGGCCGATGCTTTTTATCTCGACACCAACGGAGATATGCAGATCACGCCGATCGATGCACTGCGGATCCTGAATGCCCAGCACCGATATGCGAGCGAACCGGCATTGGCCGTCGGAACCGATCCCGACTCGGATCCCGACGGGAACGGTGTGATTTTAAGCGACCACGTGACACTGGTGGGGCAGTCGGTTGCCGGAGCAAAGGTGCAGTTGACCGATGGAACCGGCGTCGTGCTTGAGTCTCTGGCGGTCGACGCGCAAACCGGAGCGTTCGAATTCACGACAACCCTATCGTCGGGCATCCATGAATTGACCGTCACGGTCATCGATCCACTGGGGCAATCGACGACCACGACCCGACAGATTCGTCGCGGCAATCTGGCAACCAATTGGAACGCTACCGCATTGAACGTCGTAAGAGAATGGACGACGACAAGCGACGATCCTTACGAAGGTCGTATCGTCACGTCCGAACCGCCGCGCGTCGCTCGCAATCTGGCGATGATCCAGACGGCGATGTTCGATGCGATCGCGGCAATCGAGGGAGGCTACGAAACCTATCTGCCGATCGCCAGCGCCCTGGCTGCCGGAGCATCCGCTGAAGCTGCTGCGATCGAGGCGGCGTACACGGTTTCGACGGCACTTTATCCCGACGCCGATTCGATGGCGATCTGGAATGCAGCGCGGAACGAATCGCTGAGCATGATCGCCGACGGCCCCGACAAAACAGCGGGGCTTGTCTTTGGCGAATCGGTCGGACTGCAGATGCTTGCCCTCCGCGACGACGATGGCTCGCTGGCAACGCGAGCGTACACTCACGGCGACGCTCCAGGAGATTGGCAGCGAACGTTCCCCGGCTACCTGCCGCCATTGCTGCCTCAATGGATCGATGTCGAGCCGTTTGTCGTCGACGATGTCGCAACCTTTCGTCCTGCGGAACCGCCAGCGCTTGCCAGCGATATCTATGCCACATCGGTCGACGAAGTCATGCGACTGGGCGGTGTCGACAGCGTCGATCGCACCGCGGACCAGACCGAGATCGCGATCTTTTGGGCCGATGGTGGCGGAACCTTTACGCCACCGGGACACTGGAATCAGATCGCCTCCGACGTCCTGGTCGGGCAACAGCAACCGTTGCTTGAAACCGCCCGTACGCTGTCCTTGCTGAACCTCGCGATGGCCGACGCCGGGATCGCCGCCTGGGACACCAAGTACCATTACGATCTGTGGCGGCCAATCGATGCGATCCAGAGAGCCGATGAAGATGGAAACGCCGCGACGGTCCAAGACGCCGCCTGGCGACCGCTGTTGACCAGTCCACCCTTCCCGACCTACACCTCCGGCCACAGCACCTTTTCGGGCGCCGCCGATGCGGTCCTGACATCGCTGTTGGGGGAGAACGTCCGCTTCACCAGCCAAACCGATGCGTTTGCATCGCCGGGGCAACGTCCGCTGGTTCCCAACCTGATCGTCACGCGGACCTTCGACAGCTTTACCGAAGCAGCCGAAGAAGCGGGGCTGAGCCGAATCTACGGCGGCATCCACTTCGACTTCGACAACACCGCCGGCCTCGACACTGGCCGCGCGATCGGCACGCAAGCCGCTGCGACGATGCTGCGTCCACTGGCTGGATGA
- a CDS encoding TIGR00341 family protein — protein MSQLILLASSVQQLDRCLPLMVHFGSSPASTITIWVIAEAKSSLAAYAARCSEQLAAESRVQCVTENEADLLHRLSECRQVDWFVIPYAGEQQSFFCNLFERSPCRTMLLDPGAEFSGDVGRIVQLLNDESDSIGRICRANPAPSERQLLFEDVSVVTSADSARRRELLSGRLEELDLQSNDLVVTAVERTTKPNGDFSVARLLLDLGIPATVVVLRHRMSWVEHTWSSIEKKIFEWSPPMEREARMELAENLADNSSLQFEFVAMMCAATCLAAFGLVQNSAAVIIGAMLVAPLMTPIMGAGLALAYGNRPLFGRAGMTVGVGFLCALATSFLFGLLVRIVQGAEVTPEMWARSNPSILDFLVGLVGGSAAAYARTRSHLSSALAGAAIAAALVPPVATAGLQLAFLPIAATPTRCLPVTGPLLLFIANVLTIMVGSSFILWLSGIRGDHRFGKKQRWANRALMLLLILTSLVLVVVVEH, from the coding sequence GTGTCGCAATTGATTTTGCTTGCCAGTTCCGTCCAACAGCTCGATCGTTGTCTGCCGCTGATGGTGCATTTTGGTTCCAGCCCTGCGTCGACGATCACGATCTGGGTGATCGCCGAAGCGAAGAGTTCGCTGGCGGCCTATGCGGCGCGATGCAGCGAACAATTGGCTGCCGAGAGTCGCGTGCAGTGTGTCACGGAAAACGAGGCCGATCTGCTGCATCGGTTGTCGGAGTGCCGGCAGGTCGATTGGTTTGTGATCCCTTACGCGGGCGAACAGCAGTCTTTTTTCTGCAATCTGTTCGAGCGGTCTCCCTGCCGCACGATGCTGTTGGATCCGGGGGCGGAGTTTTCGGGGGACGTTGGACGGATCGTTCAATTACTCAACGACGAATCGGATTCGATCGGCCGGATCTGTCGCGCCAATCCCGCACCCTCCGAACGTCAATTGTTGTTCGAAGACGTTTCGGTGGTAACTTCAGCCGATAGCGCCCGGCGGCGTGAACTGTTGAGCGGCCGGCTGGAGGAACTCGACTTACAATCGAACGACTTGGTCGTCACGGCAGTTGAGCGAACGACGAAACCCAATGGTGATTTTTCTGTCGCCCGCCTGCTGTTGGATCTGGGGATCCCCGCGACGGTCGTGGTCCTGCGACATCGCATGAGCTGGGTAGAGCATACGTGGTCGTCGATCGAGAAAAAGATCTTCGAATGGTCGCCACCGATGGAGCGGGAGGCACGGATGGAGCTGGCCGAGAACCTGGCTGACAATTCGTCACTGCAGTTCGAATTTGTGGCGATGATGTGCGCCGCGACCTGCCTGGCGGCGTTCGGGTTGGTCCAGAATTCCGCCGCGGTGATCATTGGGGCGATGTTGGTCGCACCGTTGATGACGCCGATCATGGGAGCCGGGCTGGCCCTGGCCTATGGAAACCGTCCGCTGTTTGGCCGCGCTGGGATGACGGTCGGCGTGGGATTCCTGTGCGCGTTGGCGACCAGCTTTTTGTTTGGGTTGTTGGTGCGGATCGTTCAAGGAGCCGAGGTGACGCCCGAGATGTGGGCTCGCAGCAATCCATCGATCCTCGACTTCCTCGTTGGCCTGGTCGGCGGTTCGGCAGCCGCTTACGCCCGAACGCGGTCGCACCTGTCGAGCGCCTTGGCCGGGGCGGCGATCGCCGCGGCGCTGGTCCCGCCGGTGGCAACCGCTGGCTTGCAATTGGCTTTCCTGCCGATCGCCGCGACGCCGACGCGATGCCTGCCCGTAACCGGTCCGCTGCTGTTGTTCATCGCCAACGTGCTGACGATCATGGTCGGATCGTCTTTCATTTTGTGGCTCAGCGGCATCCGTGGCGACCATCGCTTTGGCAAAAAGCAGCGTTGGGCCAACCGCGCCCTGATGCTGCTGCTGATCCTCACCTCGTTAGTTCTGGTCGTGGTGGTCGAGCACTAA